CGCCGCTGGTGGCCAATGCCTTGCGCGCCGTCACGCGCCAGGGTGCGGCGCCCTTGCTCAGCTATGGCACGCCGCAGGGCTTGCCGGCGCTGCGCCAGCAGTTGCAGCGCAAGCTCGCGGAACTGGAAATTGCGGCCGATCCCGCGCAGATCGTGACCACGGTGGGCGTGACGCAGGCGCTGGACCTGGTGGCGCGCGAATTCACGCGCCCGGGCGACACGGTATTTGTGGACGACCCCGCGTGGTTCCTCATGTTCGGCTCCTTTGCCGCGCTGGGGCTGAAAGTGGTGGGCATTCCCCGTCTGGCAGACGGCCCGGATATCGCGCACCTGGCCGCCATGGCGCAGCTGCACCGGCCCAAGCTGTATGTGATCAATTCCGTGCTGCACAACCCCAGTTCCACGTCGCTGTCGGCGGCCAAGGCATTCCAGGTGCTGCGCCTGGCCGGCCAGCACGGCTTTGCCATCGTGGAAGACGATATCTATTGCGACCTGCACCCGGGCAGCGCGGTCCAGCCGGCCACGCGGCTGGCCGCGCTGGACCAGCTCAGCCACGTGATTTACCTGGGCGGCTTTTCCAAGGTGCTCGCGCCCAGCCTGCGGGTGGGCTTTATTGCCACCTCGCGCGACTGGGCGCAGCGCCTGTGCGACCGCAAGATGCTGACCACCCTCACCACCAGCGAAATCGGGGAGCGGGTGGTGCACAAGATCCTGTCCGAAGGGCTGTACCGCAAGCATGCCGACCGGCTGCGTACCCGCCTCGATGCAGTGCGGGCGCGCACCGTGCGCCAGATGGAACAGGCCGGCCTCAGGGTGGGACAGGCGCCGCCGGCCGGCATGTTCCTGTGGGCCGATGCCGGGGTGGACACCAATGTGCTGGCCGAGCGGGCCATGGGACAGGGCTTGCTGCTGGCGCCGGGCAGCCTGTTTTCACCGAGCCAGCTGCCGTCAAGCTTCATGCGCATGAATGTGGCGGCGATGCAGGAGCCAGCCGTGTGGGAATTTTTGCGCCAGGAGCTGGGGCACTGAAGCCGTTGCCTTGCAATAACATCCCTCAACGCCCATAAACATCGCGTATTGACTGGTATCGCCCGATGGCATTTCCGTGTTCCGGATCTGGCCAGGGGCGCCCGATGCTATCACCGTTTGTCGGTCACACGAGCTGATCTATACAAGTCTTTCAACAGTTTACGGAACAAACAACAAAAGTTGTCTATTTTTGTGAATAAATTGATTCTTGAAAATTTTCAAATACACTCGCTTCACTTGCCGGCCCACCAGGCTGGCAAGAAATTGTACGCAGGCCAAAAGAGACTTGCGGCAAATTGGAAACTATCATTTCTTGGAGAAATACATGATGCAAAGTACCTCGATCGCCAAGGCGGTCAAGCTGTTGGTTGCCACCGTTGCAGTTGGTGTCATGGGCAGTGCCGCAGCAGCAGAAGGCACCACCCGCGTGATCGTCAAGTTCAAGGATGGCCACGGTAACGCCAGCATGAAGTCCGCCGTCAGCGCCATGAAGGGCACGGTCAAGCATGAAATCTTTGGCATGAATGCCATGGCCATTGAAGTGCCGCAGCAGGCGCTCAAGGGCTTGAAGAACAATCCGAATGTGGAATACGTGGAAGAAGACCACAAGCGCTATCCGTCCGCGCTGACCAGCCCGTCGACCGGCAACCCCTACCTGCTTGGCCAGGCCGTACCGTACGGCATCAAGCTGGTCCAGGCTGACCTGCTGCCCGACACCAACGCCGGCAATCGCAGGGTGTGCATCATCGACTCGGGCATCGACCGCGCCCATCCAGACCTCAACGGCAACAGCGCCAACATGACGGGCGTCTACGATTCGGGCACCGGCAACTGGTATACCGACCAGAATTCGCACGGCACCCATGTGGCAGGCACCATCGCCGCTGTCAACAACAGCAATGTGGGCGTGGTGGGTGTGAACAGCAACCGCCGCCTGAAGCTGCACATCGTCAAGGTGTTCGGCGCAAACGGCTGGGCCTATTCGTCGACCCTGGCCTCGGCGGCCAACCAGTGCGCATCGTACGGTGCCAATGTGATTTCGATGTCGCTGGGCGGCCCGTCGTACAACTCGACCGAAAACAGCACCTTTGCCAACCTGGCTTCGCGCGGCATTCTCAATATCGCTGCCGCGGGCAATGCCGGCAATACGGCGATCTCCTATCCTGCCGGCTACACCAGCGTGATGAGCGTGGGCGCCGTGAACGAATACAAGCAGTGGGCGTCGTTCTCCCAGTACAACAGCAAGGTGGAAATCGCTGGCCCGGGCGTGGGCGTGCGCTCGACGGTACCGGGCGGCGGGTATGCCAACTTCGACGGCACCTCGATGGCAACCCCGCACGTGGCAGGCGTGGCGGCGCTGGTCTGGAGCTACTTCCCGACCTGCACCGGTGCGCAGATCCGTACCTCGCTCGGCAAGAGCGCCCAGGATCTGGGTACGGCCGGCCGCGACACCAGGTATGGCTTTGGCCTGGTGCAGGCGCGCGCTGCCTATGACCGCATCCGCAACTATGGCTGCGGCGTGTAAGGTCTGTTAGAGGGGCGGCGCCTGCGGCGCCCCTTGGCCGCTCCAGGGGTCCCCTCGCTTGCGCGAGCGGACCCCTGTCTCGTATGGGCATCGAACATGTTTTCGAGAATGCCCGTTCCCTGTGATGAAAAATGCATGCGAACATCTTGAAATCGGCGGGGGGCGGCCGCATATCGCCTCCATCCGTTCAACCTGTCTCATACGAGGACTTACAATATGGCTGTTGCCGAAAAAGAAACTCTTGGTTTTCAAGCAGAAGTGAAGCAGTTGCTACAACTGATGATCCATTCCTTGTATTCCAACAAGGAAATTTTCCTGCGCGAGTTGATTTCCAATGCATCCGATGCGGCCGACAAGCTGCGGTTCGAGGCGATCAACAACGATGCGCTGTACGGCAATGATCACGAACTGAAAATCAAGGTCTCCTTCGACAAGGAAGCAAAGACCATCACCATTTCCGACAATGGCATCGGGATGAACCGCGAAGAAGTCATTTCGCACCTGGGCACTATTGCCAAGTCGGGCACCAAGGAATTTTTCGGCAAGCTCTCGGGCGACCAGCAGGCTGACGCCGCGCTGATCGGCCAGTTTGGCGTGGGTTTTTATTCGGGCTTCATCGTGGCCGACCGCATCACCGTGGAAACGCGCCGCGCGGGCGCGGCAGCCGATGAGGCGGTGCGCTGGGAGTCGGGCGGCGAGGGTGACTACAGCGTCGAAGCGATCGAGAAGGTCAACCGCGGCACCGACGTGATCCTGCACCTGCGCGAAGGCGAAGAAGAACTGCTGTCGGGCTGGAAGCTCAAGTCCATCATCCGCAAGTATTCGGATCATATTTCGCTGCCCATCGTGATGCAGAAGGAAGAGTGGGACGAAGAGAAAAAGGCAACCGTCGCCAAGGATGAGGTCGAGACCATCAACCAGGCCAGCGCCCTGTGGGCGCGCGCCAAGTCCGACGTCACGCCGGAGCAGTACGCTGAATTCTACAAGCATGTGTCGCACGACTTCCAGGCGCCGCTGACCTACACCCATAACCGGGTGGAAGGGCGCAGCGAATACACCCAGCTGCTGTACGTGCCGGCCCATGCCCCGTTCGACCTGTGGGACCGCAACAAGCGCGGCGGCATCAAGCTGTACGTCAAGCGCGTGTTCATCATGGACGACGCCGAGCAGCTGATGCCGGCCTACCTGCGCTTCATCAAGGGCGTGATCGACTCGAACGACCTGCCGCTGAACGTGTCGCGCGAAATCCTGCAGGAGTCGCGCGACGTCAAGGTGATCCGCGAAGGCTCGACCAAGCGCGTGCTGGGCATGCTGGAAGAGCTGGCCAACGCCGAGGAGCAGGAAAAGAAGGACAAGTACGCCACGTTCTGGAAAGAGTTCGGCCAGGTGCTCAAGGAAGGCATTGGCGAAGACGCGACCAACAAGGACCGCATCGCCAAGCTGCTGCGCTTTGCTTCCACCAGCGGCGAGAACGAAGAGCAGGGCACTTCGCTGGCAGACTACATCGGGCGCATGAAGGAAGGCCAGGAAAAGATTTATTACGTGGCCGGCGAAACCTTTGCCGCGGCCAAGAACAGCCCGCACCTTGAAATCTTCCGCAAGAAGGGCGTGGAAGTGCTGATCATGACTGACCGCGTGGACGAGTGGATGCTGTCATTTTTGACCGAGTTCGAGGGCAAGGAGCTGGTATCGGTGGCCAAGGGTGGACTGGACCTGGGCAAGCTGGAAGACGAAGCGGAGAAGAAGGAACACGAAGAGACCGAAACGGCCTATAAGGAACTGGTCGAGCGCATGAAGGCGGCGCTGGGCGAGAAGGCCAAGGATGTGCGCGTCACGTTCCGCCTGACCGATTCGCCGGCCTGCCTGGTGGCGGACGAAAACGAGTTGTCGGGCAACCTGCTGCGCATGCTCAAGGCAGCTGGCCAGAATGCGCCTGACTCCAAGCCGATTTTGGAAATTAATCCCAACCACCCGCTGGTGACGCGCCTGAAGTACGAAAGTGCCGACAGCGCCCAGTTTGGCGACTGGTCGCATATCCTGTTCGATCAGGCATTGCTGGCCGAAGGCGGGTCGCTGGCCGATCCGGCCACCTTCGTCAGGCGTCTCAACGACATGCTGCTCGCCTCGAGCGCCAGGTAATTCCGGCACCTGCAGGGCTGACAGGAGGGGGCCGCGCGGCCCCCTTTTCACGTGCGGCGGGTCAGTCCCGCCCGGGCCCGTGGCCGAGATGCCGGCAGAATGCTTCGAGCAGCTGGTAGCCCTGGTCCCACTGTCCAAGGCCGCTGTCGCCGTTGACATGGCCCTGGCGGCCGATGTCGGTAAAGGCACTGCCCCAGGCATCGGCAAACTGGCGCGCCCGCGCCGCATCGACAAACGGGTCGTCGGCGCTGGCCACGACATGGGTCGGGAAGGGCAGGCGCTCCATGGGGATGGGGGTGAAGCCATTCTTGTCGACCGGGTAGGAGGCGGCCGCCACATCGGCCGGCGCCACCAGGAAGGCACCGGCGACCTGCAGCTGCGAGCCCGAGCTGGCCCAGTGCGCCACGGTGATGCAGCCAAGGCTGTGCGCCACCAGCAGGGGCGGACCCTCGCAGCGGGCGATGGCAGCGTCAAGTTCGGCCACCCATTCGGCGCGTTCGGGATTGTTCCAGTCGCGATGCGCCACCCGCACCCATTCGGGGTGGCGCTGTTCCCACAGGCTTTGCCAGTGCTGGGGGCCCGAATTCCACAGCCCCGGTACGGTCAATACATTGCACTCCATCTGTTCTCCTGATTGCTGCCAAGTTGTTGGCCCATTCTACGGCCTCTCGAATATTTGAGCCGCCGGGGATTAATTTTGAATCCACAAACGTTTTCTATTCGTAAATGGAGACTTGGAGTTGGCGAAACGTCACTTTCTGCGCACTAAAGACTTTGCATTTATAATCTTTTTCATAAAAATTGTGCTTTTCATTAAGCTTTTGCACCCATGACCGACGCCGCCAGAACGCGTTCCATCCTCATCGTTGAAGACGACGAGAACATTGCCGAGCTGCTTAAGTTCCTGATGGAGCGCCAGGGCTACGAGGTGCACCTGCGCACCGATGGCCACACGGCCCGCACGTTCGTGGAAACGGGAACGGCATTGCCGTGCCTGGTCCTGCTCGACGTGATGCTGCCGTTTATCGATGGCTTTGAACTGGTCAAGCTGATACGTCGGCGCGAAGGCTGGGGCGCGGTGCCGATTGTGATGTTGACTGCCAAGACCATGGAAGCCGACATCGTGCGGGCGCTCGATGCGGGTGCGAATGACTACATCGTCAAGCCCTTTCAACCCAATGAATTGATGGCGCGTGTACGGCGCTATCTGAAAGCAGCATGATGCGAACTTTTCTTGCGGCAGCCGCCGCCTTGTCATTATCTTTGTCCGCGCTGGCGGGCGAGCCGGGGCGCGGCACCGGCGGCAGTACCACCGTGGGCGTCGGCCTCTCCGGTGAAACCCTGGGTGACGGTGTATCGGACTGGAGCGAGCGCTCGGTGCGCGTGCGGCGCGACTTCGAGCGGCGCAAGCTGGTGGAAGCGGGGGTGGCCAGTACGCGCCGCTTTGGCCTGTCGGACCGCCAGGTCAACGGCACCGCCGTGTGGCCCATGGGTGAACGGTTCACCGGCAGCGTGGACGCGTCCTACAGCGGGACCCATCGTATCCTGCCGCGCCATGCCGTTGGCGCGGCCCTGCAGTATGAATTCAGGCCGGCCTGGCTGGTGCGCGGCGGGGCCCGGACCACGCGCTACGCCGAAGCGCGCGTCAACCAGGCATCGCTGGCGCTGGAACACTACTTCAGCGACTACGGCATGACCGTGTCCTGGCTGCCGACGCATGTTTTCGGCGTGACCGCGCACAGTTACGCGCTCCAGGGCGCGTGGTACTACGGTGACCGCGACGCGGTCAGCCTGACCCTGGCGACGGGCCGCGAAGCGAGCACGATCGAGCGCGGCATCGTGGTGCTGGGAAAGGTGGAATCGCTCGGTATAGGCGGGCGCCACGTGCTCTCGCCGGCCTGGTCGGCCAACTACGGCATCAGCTACACGCGCCAGGCCGGCCTGTATACCCGCAAAGGATTGAGTATTGGCCTGGCTTACACATACTGATCCCTTCCTGCGCGCTGCGCTGTGGATCGGGCTGGCGGCGACCGGCCTGATCGCGCTGCTGATACTGCAGATTGCCCTCCTGCGCCTGCGCCTGCTGTCGCGCCGGCGGCGCAGCGCGCAGGTGGTGGCACGCTGGCGGCCCGTGGTCAATGCGGTGCTCTCCGGTGAACGTCCACGCGATCTGCCCGGGCTGGAGCGCGCCGAGGAGGCCGATTTTTTCAAGCTATGGCTGCACTTCCAGGCCAGCCTGCGCGGCGA
This region of Massilia sp. PAMC28688 genomic DNA includes:
- a CDS encoding response regulator transcription factor, with protein sequence MTDAARTRSILIVEDDENIAELLKFLMERQGYEVHLRTDGHTARTFVETGTALPCLVLLDVMLPFIDGFELVKLIRRREGWGAVPIVMLTAKTMEADIVRALDAGANDYIVKPFQPNELMARVRRYLKAA
- a CDS encoding alpha/beta hydrolase translates to MECNVLTVPGLWNSGPQHWQSLWEQRHPEWVRVAHRDWNNPERAEWVAELDAAIARCEGPPLLVAHSLGCITVAHWASSGSQLQVAGAFLVAPADVAAASYPVDKNGFTPIPMERLPFPTHVVASADDPFVDAARARQFADAWGSAFTDIGRQGHVNGDSGLGQWDQGYQLLEAFCRHLGHGPGRD
- the htpG gene encoding molecular chaperone HtpG, with product MAVAEKETLGFQAEVKQLLQLMIHSLYSNKEIFLRELISNASDAADKLRFEAINNDALYGNDHELKIKVSFDKEAKTITISDNGIGMNREEVISHLGTIAKSGTKEFFGKLSGDQQADAALIGQFGVGFYSGFIVADRITVETRRAGAAADEAVRWESGGEGDYSVEAIEKVNRGTDVILHLREGEEELLSGWKLKSIIRKYSDHISLPIVMQKEEWDEEKKATVAKDEVETINQASALWARAKSDVTPEQYAEFYKHVSHDFQAPLTYTHNRVEGRSEYTQLLYVPAHAPFDLWDRNKRGGIKLYVKRVFIMDDAEQLMPAYLRFIKGVIDSNDLPLNVSREILQESRDVKVIREGSTKRVLGMLEELANAEEQEKKDKYATFWKEFGQVLKEGIGEDATNKDRIAKLLRFASTSGENEEQGTSLADYIGRMKEGQEKIYYVAGETFAAAKNSPHLEIFRKKGVEVLIMTDRVDEWMLSFLTEFEGKELVSVAKGGLDLGKLEDEAEKKEHEETETAYKELVERMKAALGEKAKDVRVTFRLTDSPACLVADENELSGNLLRMLKAAGQNAPDSKPILEINPNHPLVTRLKYESADSAQFGDWSHILFDQALLAEGGSLADPATFVRRLNDMLLASSAR
- a CDS encoding S8 family peptidase, with protein sequence MMQSTSIAKAVKLLVATVAVGVMGSAAAAEGTTRVIVKFKDGHGNASMKSAVSAMKGTVKHEIFGMNAMAIEVPQQALKGLKNNPNVEYVEEDHKRYPSALTSPSTGNPYLLGQAVPYGIKLVQADLLPDTNAGNRRVCIIDSGIDRAHPDLNGNSANMTGVYDSGTGNWYTDQNSHGTHVAGTIAAVNNSNVGVVGVNSNRRLKLHIVKVFGANGWAYSSTLASAANQCASYGANVISMSLGGPSYNSTENSTFANLASRGILNIAAAGNAGNTAISYPAGYTSVMSVGAVNEYKQWASFSQYNSKVEIAGPGVGVRSTVPGGGYANFDGTSMATPHVAGVAALVWSYFPTCTGAQIRTSLGKSAQDLGTAGRDTRYGFGLVQARAAYDRIRNYGCGV
- a CDS encoding YaiO family outer membrane beta-barrel protein; translation: MMRTFLAAAAALSLSLSALAGEPGRGTGGSTTVGVGLSGETLGDGVSDWSERSVRVRRDFERRKLVEAGVASTRRFGLSDRQVNGTAVWPMGERFTGSVDASYSGTHRILPRHAVGAALQYEFRPAWLVRGGARTTRYAEARVNQASLALEHYFSDYGMTVSWLPTHVFGVTAHSYALQGAWYYGDRDAVSLTLATGREASTIERGIVVLGKVESLGIGGRHVLSPAWSANYGISYTRQAGLYTRKGLSIGLAYTY
- a CDS encoding PLP-dependent aminotransferase family protein; the protein is MTNTHPAHALAPWLSRDSGETLIDQIVRSVAARIDDKLLRAGARMPSIRRFAASHGVSPFTVVASYDKLVAMGYVESRRGAGFFVRERSPLNTGQRSAPGENEAASEAHQPLDVVWLIRNMFRATAEQRSPGSGVLPAAWLDAPLVANALRAVTRQGAAPLLSYGTPQGLPALRQQLQRKLAELEIAADPAQIVTTVGVTQALDLVAREFTRPGDTVFVDDPAWFLMFGSFAALGLKVVGIPRLADGPDIAHLAAMAQLHRPKLYVINSVLHNPSSTSLSAAKAFQVLRLAGQHGFAIVEDDIYCDLHPGSAVQPATRLAALDQLSHVIYLGGFSKVLAPSLRVGFIATSRDWAQRLCDRKMLTTLTTSEIGERVVHKILSEGLYRKHADRLRTRLDAVRARTVRQMEQAGLRVGQAPPAGMFLWADAGVDTNVLAERAMGQGLLLAPGSLFSPSQLPSSFMRMNVAAMQEPAVWEFLRQELGH